A segment of the Flavobacteriales bacterium genome:
GATCAATTAGACTTTATTGGTATTGATGCTTATTTTCCAGTAGCTACACAACAGACCCCATCAGTTGAGGATTGTTATAATGGTTGGGAAAACGATTACGATATGATTAAGGACTTGTGTGAATCGATCAATAAGAAAGTTGTTTTTACAGAATTTGGATACCGAAATATTGATTATACAGGACAAGAACCTTGGACAGAAAGCAGTAATACAACTTTCAATAATCAAGCGCAAGAAAACGCTTATAAAGCATTGTTTTGTCGTTTTTGGGGAGAAGCATGGTTCAATGGTGGATTCTTATGGAAGTGGCATCCCAACCATAGTAATGCAGGGGGAAATAATAACAATCGTTTTACTCCACAGAATAAGCCTGTTGAAGTGTTAATCTCAAAAGTTTTTGAACAAACCAATTAGGAGAAGTCTTTTTGCTGTAGCGCTAAACGAATGCTTTTCATTTGTAAATTTCATTATGGAATTTAAAAAAGTAACTGAGCAATCCTCAAATTATCAAGACTTAGACAAAATGTCTACAATTGAATTAATAGAAAACATCAATAAAGAAGACCAAACAGTCGCATTTGCAGTTGAAAAAGAAAAGCTAAAAATTGAAAAATTGGTTAATGCGATTGTAAAGAAAATGAGAGGTGGTGGAAGATTGTTCTATATGGGAGCAGGGACAAGTGGAAGGTTAGGAGTTGTTGATGCTTCAGAATGCCCTCCAACTTTTGGTGTGGACCATGGTCTTGTTGTTGGATTAATTGCTGGAGGCGATAAAGCCATTCGAAAAGCAGTTGAGTTTGCTGAAGATAGTGTCAATCAAGGATGGGAGGATCTAAAAGCATACAATATTTCAACGAATGATGTTGTTATTGGAATTGCTGCTTCAGGGACTACTCCTTATGTTATTGGAGCTATGGAAGCCTGTAAATCAAATAATATTCTTACGGGAAGCATAACTTGCAACCCTAATAGTCCTATTGATTTATTAGCTGATTTTCCTGTTTGTCCAGAAGTTGGACCAGAGTTCGTTACAGGGAGCACAAGAATGAAATCTGGAACTGCTCAAAAAATGGTCTTAAACATGATCTCTACTACTGTAATGATAAAATTAGGGAAGGTGAAAGGGAATAAAATGGTAGATATGCAACTAAGTAATGATAAACTCGTAGATAGAGGTACAAAGATGGTTGCACAAGGAGCAGATGTAGATTATAAGACGGCAAAAACATTATTAATAAAATATGGAAGTGTAAGAAAGGCGATTGATTTTTATAAAAAATCGCTAGGATAAGCTAAAAAAGACTACATTTGATTGGTGTAATTCCTTAAAAATCAAATGTTTGAAAATGAAGCATATTATTTTAATTTTACTTGTTTTGCCAAATTTTATTTGGTCTCAAGGGTCGGAAATTAGATTAGATTCTATTTTTGAGAAAAGCATCGAATCTTGGAATATTCCAGGGATGTCTGTTGGTATTGTAAAGAACGATTCTGTTGTATTGTTAAAAGGGTATGGAGTTACAGATGTAACGAATCCGAGAAAAGTTGATGGCAATACAGTGTTTGCTATAGCTTCGAACACCAAAACGTTTACAGCTACTGCATTGAGCTTATTGGTAGCTGAAGGTAGAATAGATTGGGATGATAAGGTGGAAGATTATTTACCTTATTTTCAATTGTATGATCCTTATGTGACGCATGCTATGACCATTCGTGATTTGTTATGCCATAGAAGTGGCTTAGAGACTTTTAGTGGTGATTTAATTTGGTATGGCTCTAGTTATACGAGGAAAGAAGTGATAAAACGAGCTAAATATCTAAAGCCAAGATACGATTTTAGGACTCAATTTGGATATTCTAATATTATGTATATCGCAGCTGGTGAAACGTTTAAGGCAGTTAGCGATACCTCTTGGGAAGATTTTATTCATGAGCGATTTTTAAAACCTTTAGGTATGACCCGTACTTATTTTTCTATAGAAGACCTAAAAGAGTTGGGAAATGTGGCAATGCCACATAATGAAATAGGAGGGAAGAATTTTAATATTGGTTATTTGAATTGGGATAATATAGGTGCAGCTGGTTGTATGAATTCTTCTGCTAGAGATATGTGTAATTGGCTCCAACTTCAATTGAATAATGGAGAATATATAGGAAAACGTATCATTAATGAAACAGAATTGTTAGAAACAAGAGTTCCACATATTAATAAGAGAATAGGAAAGGGAAGTCAAGCAATATGGCCTTCAAAGCACTTTGATGCTTATGGTTTAGGGGTAGAAATGATGGATTATAAAGGGTACCAAATTTTTATGCATGGAGGCGGTGCTGATGGAATGATCTCTAGAACTGTTTTTGTGCCTGAGTTAGATTTTGGATTTGTAATCTTAACTAACAATTCTAATTCTTTACCCTATGCTTTAATGTATACAATATTAGACGAGTATATAGGAGTGGATAAAAAACATGATTGGGCAGATATGTTTTTGGAGTTTAAGACCAGTAGGGAAGATAGAACCAAAAGGTTGGATTATGCCAATGAGCAGAAAAGAGTCCCTAATACAACAACAACTTTACCATTGGAAAAATATACAGGGATGTACCATTCAGAAGTTTATGGAGATGTTGAAGTTAAAATTAGTCATGATAAGTTGGTTGTTCAGTTTACAAAGACTTCTATATTTAAAGGGTATTTGACACATTGGCACTATAACACCTTTCAGATAGAAATGAAAAAAGTCCCGTCATTAAGAAAGGGAAAATGTAGTTTTATTATTGATGAAATGGGAGAAGTAGAGGAGATGAGAATTGATATTCCCAACCCTGATTTTAATTTTAGAGAATTAAAACTTAAGAAAGTTAAGCGTAAATAATGGGGCAACTTATTGGATTTAGTACGTTAGTGCTATATGAAAAGGTTATTGATTTTATTTTTTGTTCTTTTACTAGGCAGTCAAACTGGAATTACTCAAAGTCTTAATAAATTTTCACTACAATTTTTAGGGAGTACCTATAGTCCATGGACATTAGGGTATGAGAGAAGTATATTGAGAAGTAAACCGAATATTATAGCTGGTATTGGTGTTGGGGTGTGGAAATCGAAACATAAAACGTATGTCAGTGGAACGTATCCATGGGAATATAAAAGTTCTCCTGTATTTTTTCATCATTCCATTTATTGCAAATATGTAGTGCCATTAAGTAACAATTTTAAGCCGCATGTTTCCATAGGGAGTGTATATTCGAAGTTGGTTAATAAAAATAAGGTAGGAGATGAATGGAAGCATATACATAGACTTCAGGAATATTCTCCAATAGTGCCATCTATTTTTGTAAATGTAGGAATGACTTATTATTGGAATAAAAGATTGGGGATAAATTTAGATTTTTATAGCTATAAGGAGTATCAGAATATAGATATAGCAATGGGAGATGTCATATTATTTGCTGGAGGAGGAATAGTCTACAGCTTTTAAAAGAATAAAATAGCGAGAACTTTTAAGAAAGTTGATTCAATAAAAAAAGCTGTTACCAAACGGTAACAGCTTTTTGATGTAATATTCAATTACTTAATTATCTTTTAGCACGTGGCTCACAAGAAACACTTACTTTCTTTCTTCCTTTTCTTCTTCTTGCGTTAATCACTTTTCTTCCGTTTTTAGTCGCCATTCTTGATCTAAATCCGTGCTTGTTTTTTCTCTTTCTGTTCGATGGTTGAAACGTTCTTTTGCTCATTTTAAAATCTATTTTACCTTTCGGTTATGCTTGTTGTTCTAATGTTCTTATAAATTCGGTCTGCAAATATATAAGATTAATTTTTATTTACAAAATAAAGTTAGCTACTTGTTTAATTTTGTTGCATTCATAGTGTTCATTAATAAGGAAGATATCGTCATTGGTCCAACTCCACCTGGAACAGGGGTAATATAGGATGCTTTCTTTTCAACTTCATCAAACTTAACATCACCAACTAGTCGATACCCATTCTTTTTATTTTCGTCTGGAATTCTTGTAATTCCTACATCAATAATTACCACATCATCTTTAACCATATCAGCAGTTAAGAACTCTGGTTTTCCAAGAGCAATGATAATAATGTCAGCTTGAAGGCATAATTCTTTTAAGTTTTTGGTTCTACTATGTGTTAATGTTACTGTTGCATTACCAGGATAATAATTACGTCCCATTAAAATACTCATAGGTGAACCAACAATATGACTACGACCAATTACCACACAATGTTTTCCTACTGTATCAACCTTATAACGCTTTATAATTTCGAGAATACCATTGGGAGTGGCAGGTAAGAATGTTTTTAGACCTAATGCCATTCTTCCAACATTTTGTGGGTGAAATCCATCTACATCTTTTTTGGGATTAATCGACTGAATTATTTTTTGCTCGTTAATGTGTTTGGGTAATGGAAGTTGTACGATAAAACCATCAACATTGATGTCATCATTTAGTTTATGAATTTCTGAAATTAACTCTTTTTCAGTTGTGATTTCTGGTAGTTTAACAAGTGTTGAATTAAAACCAATTCGTTCGCATGCTTTAACTTTGGCATTGACATAAGTAACACTCGCTCCATCATCGCCAACTAAAATAGCCGCTAAATGAGGTGTTTTTTTACCTTTTTCTTTTCTTTTTATTACTTCTTCTTTTAGTTCATCTTGAATGTCTAAAGAAACTTTTTTACCATCTAATATAGTTGCCATTTTAATACGTATTGAAATCTCTTGCAAAGGTAGGAAAAACAGATAGATAAATAAGGGGGAATCCCTTTGAAAAATAAGCTGTTTTTGTTATAATTTGATTAAGAAATAATATTGTGGCAAATTATTTGTTATGTTTACATCAATAAAAAAAGATAAGGATTATGAAAAAGATATGGTTTGGTATTTCAGTGTTGTCATTAGGAGTTGTTTTAAATTCTTGTGATACATTAACAGATGTAGCTCAAACAGTCGCAGAAGGGGTTACTACAGAGGGAGGAACAGCTGCTGTCCCAGCTTTAACTAATGCAGAAGTAATTTCAGGATTAAAAGAAGCATTATCAGTTGGAATTAAAAATGGAGCAGATAAGGCATCTATGGTAGATGGTTTTATGAATAATGCTAAAATAAAATTACCTTTTCCAGAGGAAGCGATTGTTGTAAAAGATAAAGCACTCGAATTAGGTTTAAATGGACAGGTTGATAAATTTGAACTAACATTAAATAGAGCAGCAGAGGAAGCTTCTAAAACCGCTGCACCTATTTTTGTAGATGCCATTAAAAATATGTCTATTGCAGATGGATTTGCTATTTTAAATGGTGGTGATGGCGCTGCGACACAATATTTAAGAGATAATACAACTTCAAAGCTGGTAACGGCATTTAGTCCGAAAGTGGCAGAAGCAACCGATAAAGTACAATTAACTAAATATTGGTCTCCATTGACTAATGCCTATAATAAAACAACTATTCTTACAGGAAAGCCAAAGGTAAATACAGATTTGAATCAATACGTTACTGATCGAGCAATTACTGGACTGTTTACATTGGTAGAAGAAGAAGAAGGGAAAATAAGAAAAGATCCTATCGCTAGGGTTTCAGATATTCTAAAGAAAGTATTTGGCTCTTTAGATGGAAAGTAAGCGCTGAATTAATAATTATATGTAAAGCACCAACTAATCAATGATTGTTGGTGCTTTTTTATTCTATAATTTTACCATCTTTCATGGTTAATTTTCTATCTGCCATTTCAGCTAACTCTTCATTATGTGTTACAATTACAAAGGTTTGATTAAACTCATTCCTTAAATCGAAGAATAACTGATGTAGTTCTCTAGCATTTTTAGAATCTAAGTTTCCACTAGGTTCATCAGCTAAAATAAGTTGAGGGTCGTTGATTAATGCTCTTGCAACACTTACTCGTTGTTGCTCTCCACCAGAAAGTTGACTAGGTTTATGGTCAGCTCGTTGTTCTAGTCCTAGGCGTTTAAGAAGTGCTAGGGCCTTTTCTTGAGTTTCTTTTTTATTTTTTTTAGCTAAAAAAGCAGGTATACAGACGTTTTCAAGTGCTGTAAATTCAGGTAGTAAATGATGAAATTGAAAAATAAAGCCAATATTTTGATTTCTAAAATTCGCTAGCTCTTTTTTATTCAATTGAGATAACTCTTGCTGTTCAAAAATAATTTGACCACTGTCGGGAATATCTAAAGTTCCCAATATTTGCAGAAAAGTAGTTTTTCCAGCACCAGAAGAACCAACAATAGAAACAATTTCCCCTTTTTGGATCTCAATGTCAACGCCTTTTAATACTTCTAATGCTCCAAAAAACTTTTTTATGTTTTGTGTTTTTATCATTTGTAGTACGAAGTTAAAGTTTTGCTCTAAAATTAGAATGAAAAACCTAAAGAATTTAAGCTTGACTTTAATTGTTCTTTTAGATTGGAATCGACTTGGTAGGGTAAATGTTTAAATTGGGAGTCATGGATTAACTCTTGCAATTGCTCCTGAGAACAATAACCAATGTTGTAATTTTGGAAATAATATTTTGCAAGATACTCCTGTTCTGTTTGTCCATTTGTAGGGACAAAAAATACTGGCTTTTGTAAAATGGATAGATCCATAATAGAAGAGTAACCAGGCCTACATATTATTTTTTCGGATAAACTCACTAATTCAAGAAATAGCGTAGAGGGTAGATGAGGAAAATAATCTATATTATGCAATTTTATTTGTGCTTTTTTTAATGGTGTTCCCCCTATTATAGCACATTTTTCATCGATTTTGTTAAAATAGCTGATAACCTCTTGTTCAAAGAGAGACCTTTGAGGTTCAGGGCCAGAAATAATAGCGAGGTATTTATACTCGCTTTTTAAGGAAACAATAGGAGCAGAAAACCTAGAAAGTGCTCCAATGTATTGATATTTTTTGTGTTTACTGTTGACTTGACTTAATTTACCAGCTAGAGAAAACTGTCGATTAGAAGAGTCAGGAATCCAGCATTGGTCGTATTTGCTAATGTATTGCTGATGTAATTGGTAGAGTAGACGATCAATTCCTAGTGGAGCTTGAATATTAATTTGATGGGTAATATATATTGAGGGAACTTTTGAAGCGTATAAGCCAAAACGATTATCAGAAATAATTAAATCAAATTGGTATTTGTTTATCAATTTTTTGAGTTGTCTATTTTCTGAATGAATGTTTCTAATTATTTTGGGGATTTGCACTCCCATTTTAAGAGCCATTTTACCGGAAGTGGGGTAAGATATGTTGTAGCCTTTAAAATCAATATATTCAACTTGTTGAACTTCATTCATTAAAAGCTGTTTTTGCTCTTTGTTAACTCCAAGCCAAATTAATCCTCCCAAATTTTGAAGCGCTTTTATAAGAGGTATACATCTTGTCGTGTGTCCAAGCCCCCAGTCTAAGGGGGAAATGAATATTTTAATTTTCGATTTTGACATTTGATTTTAATCCACAAAAAAGCCAAAATATAATGATAAATATTTTGGCTTTCTAAATCTATAATTGATGACTCTAGATTTCTTCTTTTAAAGAGTAATAGATAACCAATTGAGTCGTACCATTATTATCAGTAACTTCTAATTGTCCATCTTCTTCTCCGTTTCTAGCTTTACCAATGGCATTAAAAGTACCGCTAGCAATAAAATCATCAGCAGTACCAATATCAGAATCATATAATTCCCATTCGTATGTTTTGTTTAATAATTTGATTGCTTCTGGAGCAGTCCATACAGCAGGTACGTTATGGTCTTGGTCTTCTTTAGTAGAACTTTCAAATAGCCAATCTGCTGCCCCTTGCTCCTTTATTCTTAAAATTAAGTCTGCATTGGTAAAGGTTAGAAAATCCCAATCACTCCCTCCATCTTCTTCAGGATGATAACTGATTTCATAACGTTCTGTATAGGCATACACACAGGATTGATCATCATAATCAATTGTAGCATCATAAAATGGCGAGTCAACGTCATAACAACCACCATTTTTGGTTGCTCTATTTAAATGAGGTTCCTCAACCTTTCTACAAGCTAGTAGAGAAATCAATACCAAGAATAATGTTAAAACTTTGAATGTCATAAAGTGTTTTATTGTAAATTAAAATAGATTTTTAGCTGGCTACCACCACTAACAGTTGTAATTGTATTATTGTCTAAGTCTGCTAAGGTGATAGGGTTAAAAGTTCCACTGCTAATAAAATCATCTGCAGTTCCATTATCATCATCATATAACTCCCATTCATAGGTTTTGTTTAATAGCTTTAATGGAGATGGAGCAGTCCATTCAGCAGGAACATTGTGAGCTTGGTCTTCTATTGTAGAACTTTCAAAACTCCAGTTACTAGTTCCTTGTTCCTTAATTCTTAAAATTAAGTCGGCATCAGTATAGACTGTTGGATCCCAGTTACTGCTTCCATCCATTTCTGGGTGGTAAGTGATTTCGTATTTGGTAACCCTTGCATAAGTACATGATCCATCACTTTCTTCAGCATCGGCATTATATAAAGGAGAATCGATATCTGTACAGCCTTTAACTTTAGGTACTACTGTTGGTTCAGGTTCTTCACTTTTTTTACATGCTCCAGCAAATAAAACGGCACCACTTAGCGCAGTGATTGACAGTAGGTTGATAATTGTTGATTTATTCATAAACAGTATTTATTGAATGAAGTAATAAATTTTTAATTGAGTCTCTAGCCCATTAGCGTCAGTATAGGTTGTGATAACTTCATTATCACTATTGGCTAAATCTTTAGGGTTAAAAGTGCCACTGGCCATCAATTCATCTCCGGTTAATGTTTCGTCATCAACCAATTCCCATTCATAATTTTTATTCTTTAAGACTTCGGCATTCGTTGCTGACCATTGAGCTGGATCGTTGTGATTATGGTTGTTTTTTACAGCTCCTTCAAATAACCAATCGTTTGCTCCTTGTTCTTTAATTCTAAAGATTAAATCAGCTTTGGTATTGATTAAGTTATCCCAATCGTTACCATCTTCATTAAATTCAGCATGATAAGTGATTTCATACATGGTTGTTTTCATGTATGTACATAGTGAGTTATTAGAAGTTGTAGCGTCAACATTAAAATTAGCAGCGTTATAATCGGTGCATCCAATAATTTCTGTTGTCGTATTTCCACTGTTACCATTCCCATCAGTGTCGTCTTCCTTTTTACAAGAACTGGCTAAAGAAACTGCTCCAACAAGAAGAGAAGCAGAGATGAAATTTATTACTGCATTTTTCATTATTGTAAGGTATAGGTGATTTTTAATTGACTTCCTCCAGCTGTAGTAACAATACTTCCATTACTTGCTAATGTAATAGGGTTAAATGTCCCAGAAGAAATTAAGTCATCAGAACTGGTGGCATCATAATCGTACAATTCCCACTCATAGGTTTTATTCAATAGTTTGGTTGCAGAAGGTGCAGCCCAAGTAGCTGGAGCTGTAGGATCTTGATTAGTGATTTCATCTCCTTCAAATAAATAATTACTTGAACCTTGTTCTTTAATTTTTAAAATTAAATCAGCTCGAGTTGAATTACCAAAACCATAATCCCAATCACTTCCTCCATCATCTGCTAAATGGTAGGTAATTTCATATCCAGAAGTGTAAGCATATTGACAGCTACCATCGTCAGTGTTTGCAGAAGCATTGTATAAAGGAGAGTCGATATCAGTACACCCATTAACGGTATTGTTGTTTCCTCCATTGTTGTTTCCAGACCCGTTCCCATTGTTGTTGGTATTAGCGTTTCCTGTACTAATTGTTTCTGCTGGAGGATCTTCTTTTCTACAAGATTCAGCAGTGACTATTGTTAAGGCTAATAGGCCTAAAGTTCCTAATTGAATGAATTTATTTTTCATAATTGTGTAGTGTTGTGATGTAAGGTGTTAAAAAGTATATCCTACAGCTATATTAGCACTTAGTTGAGCTGTTTTCATCCCTTGAAAATTTTGCATTTTATCAAAAAATAAAGGGGTAATTCCTCCTTTTAATAAAAGTCCACTGGAAGGGTTATTGTACCTGTAGTCTAAGCTAATGTGTCCAAACCACTCATTAATCGGTTTTAGGCGAACCCCAACAGGCTGAATGTTGAGGTTGTCATTGGTAATTTCAATGTCGTTAATGAGATAATTAAAGTAGGTGGATCCTGTGCTTAATGAAAGGTGATGATTATTCTTTAAGTGCTGTTGAAGTACAATAGCAATAGGCATGGAGAAATCATAAGATTTTCTAACGTGTGTTAATCCAGGAAAAGCAGAAAAACCTACACTGGCTTTGATACTTGTTTTTTCACTTAAGCTAAAAAGGCTTCTTTCATAATTAACAGAGTAGTAAAATCCTTTACCTGCCAGCTCTAAATAGTAAGCATTTTTAGCATATTTCTGTGTTGTAGTGTCAACAAGTCCTTCCAGTCTATCTTGTGAAAAACCTACAATCCCAATAAAAAATAATGAGAAAAACAGAACGAATTTAAAGTTCATATTATGTGTAAAATAGTTGTGTTAGTGATTGTTTTAGAATTATAAAGATATTATTTTTTTTGGATTTACCAATTAATTTCTAACTTAGTGAAATCTTATCCCACCAAATTTGAGAATTATTTACTTTTTATTGGTTGTATTTTATCCATAAAAAAAAATAGGTGAAGTAGGTATTATGACGTTGGAAAAATTGATAGAAAAATATACAGACGAGTATTCTAATTTTATTGATATAGATGGTGTAAATGTACACTACAGAATTGAGGGGGAGGGAGCTCCTATTTTATTAGTCCATGGAACATTTTCATCGTTGCATACTTATGATGCTTGGACAGAAATCCTTAAAGAGAACTATAAAGTTATTCGTTTTGACCTGCCTGGTTTTGGTTTAACTGGGCCACACCCTAAAAATGCATACGCTATAGACAAATATGCTGATTTTTTAAACGAATTTTTAGAAGTTTTATCTATAGAGCAATGCGTCATTGTTGGAAACTCATTAGGGGGATGGCTATCATGGGAATTCGCCTTAAAGTATCCTAAAAGGGTCACTAAAATGGTTTTGATTGATTCTGCAGGTTATATTAATGACCGGAATTTTCCTTTACCGTTTGTCATTGCTCAAACGCCAGTTCTGAGAAATGTATTTAATTACGTACCCAAGGCTGTGGTTAGAAGGTTTGTAAGGCAGGTTTTTTTCGATCAAACTAAGGTAACAGAGGATATTGTTGAACGTTATTTTGATTTGTTTCATAGAGAAGGGAATATGGAAGCCTTTGTAAAAATAGCCAATTCCTATTTTGTTCAAAATACCCATAACCTTTATCAACTTGAAATACCTGTGCTAATTATGTGGGGAGAGCAAGATAATTGGTTAAGTGTAGAACATGCAGCAAAATTTCAGAAAGATATCAAAGATTGTAGAACCATTATTTATGAAAATGTTGGGCATGTAGCTATGGAAGAAATTGCTGAACAATCTGCAGAGGATCTTATTCGTTTCCTAAATTAAAAGCGGTGTTTTAAACATTTGATTATGAAGTAAAATTTTATTTAACATTCAATATTTATTTGGATTAATGCATTTTTGTGTTGTTGAATAAAAATTTTCTGTTTGTATAGAATATTACTGATATCGTTAATGTTACCACTATATGTCTTTTCTCAAGAGAAAGACTCTATTGTATATATTCATGGTAAAAAGTTAGATTTACTCACGACAATTACTGGAAGAATAGCCCCAAAATCAGTTGTAGCGAATGGAAAAGGCTTGTTTTTTGCACAAAACATGATGTACAAGCATACCGTTACAGTGTACAACAGAAATTATGATTTGGTGAAGACAATTCCTGATCAAGTTAAATTAAGTGATTATGGTCATCTACACCACAAAAGTGTTTACAAAGGTGCACCAGTAGAATGTGTTTTCACCCATGGAGGAAAATATGCTTGGGTTTCTAATTATGAAATGACCGGTGGAAGTGCAAAGGAATTTTCTAAGCCTGGATGTGACGCTTGTAATTCAGCAACGAAATATGATAGTAGTTATGTCTATAAGATTAATACTTCGACTTTTGAAATAGAAAAGGTTATTGTAGTTGGAGCTGTACCTAAATATTTAGCTGCAACACCTAATAATGAAAAAGTTTTGGTTACCAATTGGAGTAGTGGTGATGTAAGTGTTATTGATACCCGTTTGAATAAGGAGGTGAAAAGAATTTCTTTAGGACGTTTTCCAAGAGGAATTGTAATTAATAAAACGAGCTCCATAGCATATATTGCTATTATGGGAAGTACAAAAATTGCTAAACTCAATTTATTTGATTATACATTAGATTGGATTTCTGATGTAGGAAGTCATCCACGGCATTTGTGTCTATCGCCCGACAATAATACATTATATGTCAGTTTAAATGGTGAAGGAAGAATAGCAAAAGTTGATTTAAAGACAAAAAAAATAATAAAAAAGTCTACAGGTAGATTACCAAGATCTATGGACCTTTCTAAAGATGGTAAATTCTTATATGTAGTAAATTATGGAAGTAATGAAGTCACAAAGTTGGAAACTGCTACCATGAAGATTATTGCTAAATCAAAGACTAAAAGCAAACCTATCGGGATTACATTTGATGATGCAACTAAAAATATATGGACGGCATGTTATAGCGGTAAGATTATGGTTTTTCATGATACTTATTATGACAGTGTAGCGGTAAATATTACTGAGCAAGAAGCGATGCTAGCAGCGTTGAAAAAAGAGGAAGAAGAAGCACGGTTAAAAAAGATAAAAGTCAGAATTCCTAAGTCCTCTAAACCGATAGAAAATAAGTTAATTAATGGAAAGTATATCTTGGTTTCAGGATCATTTTCAACCAGTTCTGGAGCAAGAAGAAGAGTCGCTGAGTTAAAGCGGAAAGGTGTTAAAGCAAATTTGTATTATAATGCTCAAAATGGAAGAAACTATGCTTATATAGGAGCTTTCTATTCCATTGAGGAAGCAAAAGCGTATGCTAATAATCAGCCCGTTGAAAGTTGGGTTTATACTTTACCCAAAGAAGCTCAAAGAAAATCAGTTGAGAAAGAGGAAAAAAGCAATAATGTTTCTAATGAAGTTAAACCAGAAATATCCAATGTACCAATAACAGATGACTTACCTTTTATTATTGTAAGTGGTAGTTTTCAAGGGCAAAAAAATGCAGAAACCAGAGTAAAACAGCTCAAAAGAATCAATGCAGCTGCATTTATCTATTATAATTCTAAGAATGGGAATTATTATGCTTG
Coding sequences within it:
- a CDS encoding SPOR domain-containing protein, which translates into the protein MYRILLISLMLPLYVFSQEKDSIVYIHGKKLDLLTTITGRIAPKSVVANGKGLFFAQNMMYKHTVTVYNRNYDLVKTIPDQVKLSDYGHLHHKSVYKGAPVECVFTHGGKYAWVSNYEMTGGSAKEFSKPGCDACNSATKYDSSYVYKINTSTFEIEKVIVVGAVPKYLAATPNNEKVLVTNWSSGDVSVIDTRLNKEVKRISLGRFPRGIVINKTSSIAYIAIMGSTKIAKLNLFDYTLDWISDVGSHPRHLCLSPDNNTLYVSLNGEGRIAKVDLKTKKIIKKSTGRLPRSMDLSKDGKFLYVVNYGSNEVTKLETATMKIIAKSKTKSKPIGITFDDATKNIWTACYSGKIMVFHDTYYDSVAVNITEQEAMLAALKKEEEEARLKKIKVRIPKSSKPIENKLINGKYILVSGSFSTSSGARRRVAELKRKGVKANLYYNAQNGRNYAYIGAFYSIEEAKAYANNQPVESWVYTLPKEAQRKSVEKEEKSNNVSNEVKPEISNVPITDDLPFIIVSGSFQGQKNAETRVKQLKRINAAAFIYYNSKNGNYYACLGSFQSREEAVAYLKTTSEEGWVFKR